GGCGCGTGACGATGGCGCGTTCGGGACATGCCCGGTGCGGGGATCCCCCGGAAGGGCGGAGGGCGATGAGCTGCCCGGCCTCGATCCTAGTAGCCCGCGAACTCCTCGGTGCGGATGTTGTCTTCGTTGACCTTGAGGCCGACCAATAGCTGACGCATCGCCTTGACCATCCCTTCGGGCCCGGACAGGTAGTAGATGGGCCGCGTCAGATCCGGCACGTACTTCTTCACCATCTCCGCGTCGATTCCACCGCGTTCGCCTCGCCAGTCGCCGGGCGCCGAGTCGGCAATCGCCACGTAAGTGAAGTTCGGATTTTCCCCGGCCAATCGCTCGAAGTCGGCCTTGAACGGAAAATCGACCGGCGTGCGGCTGGCGTGCAGCAGCGTGATCCGGTGCGCGGTCCTGTCGTGCGTCGCCTGGGCGATCATGCTGCGCACCGGGGTGACGCCGATTCCGCCGATGATGAACACCGCGGGCGTGGTCTCGGTTTTATGCAGCGTGAAGTCGCCGTAGGGAGCATCGAGTTTCACTTCGGTACCGAGCGGCAAGTCCCTCAACACCCGTTTGAAAGCCGTATCGCGCATGCGTGTCGCGGCGACCAGGTCGGGCTCGTACGGGGCCTGCACCAGCGAGAAGCCCCGGGTATTGCCTTCCGCGTCCGTCTGCGGCGGGTCGATCAGCGTGAAATCGGCGAACTGGCCGGCACGAAAGTCAAA
The sequence above is a segment of the Betaproteobacteria bacterium genome. Coding sequences within it:
- a CDS encoding FAD-dependent oxidoreductase, which gives rise to MLAKVKLIRKETVARETMAFHFAKPEGFDFRAGQFADFTLIDPPQTDAEGNTRGFSLVQAPYEPDLVAATRMRDTAFKRVLRDLPLGTEVKLDAPYGDFTLHKTETTPAVFIIGGIGVTPVRSMIAQATHDRTAHRITLLHASRTPVDFPFKADFERLAGENPNFTYVAIADSAPGDWRGERGGIDAEMVKKYVPDLTRPIYYLSGPEGMVKAMRQLLVGLKVNEDNIRTEEFAGY